agtaaataataataatctactcgaATACAAGAGCGTTATCATTTTACTTACTTATCCTTTAAGACCTCAAACCACTCGTCAACGACCTGTTGAGGCGGGAAGGTGCCGTCCTCAAAGGCCAGGTCCTTGACAGAAATGCCTTGTGTCTCGAGCTCGTCGGTATTATAGCTGGGCTCGCATACGCGCACCACAGTGTTGACATTGTTCTTTTTCAGCTCCTACATATGAACGATATAAAAAATGAGTGGggtttttgtatgaaaattataattgcTTTAGCTTACCGTAATGTAATGGTTAATTGTTATGTCTGATGGTCGATCGGTGATTAGGAACTTCATGCCCTTGTACTCAATTAGAGCGGGGGCTGGGCGCAGATCTTTTTGACGCATGGTGATGCTCATAAACAATTACAAAAGCAGTTCTGAAGGAGTTTCTCGGACTCGTGTGTGCACTTATGTTAAGTCTCTTACTTTCTTACAATCTTGAGGTgtggtttttgtttggttttcacAAAGATTTGATTGGTTTGTTAACGGAAGTAGTTTGATTTCTAGATTAAAAATTCAGCGTGTTAGAGGCTTACAATTGAATTTCGTTTAGGGTTGagttatgtataaaaaataaatataaatataattaactcTGATTTCGTATCGTACGCTTAAATGTTTTACACCGAAACACAAACCTAAATTATCGTTTAAGTAAAAACTtgttatttcttttctttaaataagtACAATTTTGGATTTTTCTTCTATCACAAagaaaatcaatcaattttcTGTGACCGAAAAATGATTCCCTGTTAAGTGTCACACGTATTTTAAGCTAACAAAAATGATTTGGGCtcagttttagttttgttttcttgCAAATATTACAACTTTTTCTCAGTTTcgttgttaaaaattaaaatatctccTTGCTGTGATATGATCTGCGATCACCGCGATGctaaaaatttagttttttgcttTCTCTCCCATAGATTGACAGACTTTGTCTAATTGgggccgctgctgccgctaCATCAGCTGATCCCTTGACGGTATTTAGCTGATCTGCTCCACACCACTTATCGACGTCGACTTCCGAAGAGGTGACCGTGTTCACTCAGGCTATCACCGCCTTGTTTGAGGATTGCTTACCTGCAAGGAATAAGACTTGAATTAGTTGAGTTCCCGACAAATCTGGCGTCAGTCGGTTTGAGCTTCTTTGTTGGATTTCTCTTTGTTCATTCAATTGAAAACAATTCGTGGgaaactaaaaaacaatttagctCAATTACACGCAATGAAATAATTGAGACTTTCGCCATTTTCGTCTCACACTGTGCTCGCTTTTTCACTAAGTTCTTGGTTCTTAAGGGCGGGCCAAGGAGGCAATTGTCCAGAAAGGTCACAGTACGTCAAGTGACCTTTCCATCGCTACCCACTCGCCCGCCCGCACAACTTGAgccaattaattaaacaaaaagtcCAGATCCGCGGCGAAAATAACCCATACTCACTTTTTATTTGTGCTGTGCCTGGCAGTATTCTGCACTGTCTAGATGAAACTCCATAGATGTGGGAACAGGTCTAACCAACTGTAAgtacaaacaaaataatatttataaattataattgaagCTTCAATATATTGGAAAAAATCAGCTTAAAGCTTAAAGTTTACAAAGAAATTCggattgtaaaaaaaaagcaaagaggCACTCCCAAAAGTCACATGCAAATAGAAACCATGGAACAGAAGAGAAACGGCAAAAAAAAGGCCATTCAAATGCCGTAAGGGCTAAGGTCCATAAGCGAAATGAGTAAACTATGTATATTATTGATATCCGTATATTACAAAGCCGTAAGGGAAAATGCTATCAAAGAAAAATCGACTAAAAATATTGCTCTAAtgtattgatttaagaaatatagtcatttcctaaaaagtaataaatctcaaaaatagacaaaaactttCATCAACTATtgtaaagaaaagaaaacaaaaaatataggaaatctTTCAAgtggatattttaaaatcttgtaGACACATTTGAAGTGTGTCGGTCGTCTGCTCtctgaacgaaaacattaaattttgttcCCCAAAAGCGATCCAAGATAATTTCTGCTCATTTCCAAGAacatttacattatttatattCCGTTGTTGATCGTGAAAAACATATGTATAAAATGAGTTCTCAAATAAAGACAGAACCAGAACAATGATTGTATAATATGTATTCCGCATATAAGTATACAACGTGCATATCTACACAAATGCGATAACTCTTTAAGCAAATATTCCATTTTTTATGGGCACAGTGCGACCtgtgtttatttttgcatttttggcCTAAAGTAGGCGAGCAGTTCTATTGAAACTTTGCCCAACGATTGTTACCAGGAAAAGGCATTCGGATCGTAGGGGAATCCATAATGGAATACCGTATGATATAGAAACGCGTGGAACTAATTAAGAAGcgggtgcaaaaaaaaaaaaagagaagcaaATTTTTGTTGATAGAAGTGAGAACTTTCACTTGTTGTTTGTATGCACCTAGTACATACTAGTACATACTAGATTGGCCTGTCTGTGTGTTTACCTCATGACATGTTAAGCAACAACACTTTTTGTTGATGCTATTTCCCAGTCGGTTTTTACTTGTGACTtatgcaatatattttttgtgttttgcgtCTTGGCGAAATTCAACAGTCACACAGgcgaatatataaatatattagtgccaatatatatatttcaacgTTGTAATCAAAGAGCAATGATTATTTGCTGATTACGATAGGCTTGTAATGCGGCTATATGAAATCACGATTA
The genomic region above belongs to Drosophila takahashii strain IR98-3 E-12201 chromosome 2L, DtakHiC1v2, whole genome shotgun sequence and contains:
- the PRL-1 gene encoding PRL-1 phosphatase produces the protein MSITMRQKDLRPAPALIEYKGMKFLITDRPSDITINHYITELKKNNVNTVVRVCEPSYNTDELETQGISVKDLAFEDGTFPPQQVVDEWFEVLKDKYQQNPEACVAVHCVAGLGRAPVLVALALIELGLKYEAAVEMIRDKRRGAINAKQLSFLEKYKPKARLKHKNGHKNSCCVQ